The Imtechella halotolerans DNA window TTCATCCGTAATTTTACCATTTGGATAATAGGTTATCACCCTGCCATGTAGTTTCCCTTGTACATATTCTTCTGTACTAAGCAACGTTTTTCCATCTTGTTGAAAATACTTCCAAATCCCTTCTCGATTGCGTCCTACAATATAACCTTCACTCTGTTTCTTTTCATCACTATCGTAATACACTACCATGACAGAATCTGAAGTAGCATTGAAGGTACGAGTAGCTTCTAAATAGTTCTTAGGACTTTTAGCGTAAAATCGAAATTCTCCAATTTCTTTACCATGCTCAAATTGACCCTCATACCTCACTAAATCGGAGCCTTCATGATTCTTTCTCCATACTCCATGT harbors:
- a CDS encoding toxin-antitoxin system YwqK family antitoxin; translated protein: MIGANYKRILVGVFGLFILAGIGVQAQEKVNQTDSQGKRHGVWRKNHEGSDLVRYEGQFEHGKEIGEFRFYAKSPKNYLEATRTFNATSDSVMVVYYDSDEKKQSEGYIVGRNREGIWKYFQQDGKTLLSTEEYVQGKLHGRVITYYPNGKITDESTYVNGVLHGTSIKYDEKGNELYRANYLKGRKM